The following proteins come from a genomic window of Candidatus Obscuribacter sp.:
- a CDS encoding serine/threonine protein kinase, which yields MTIFFIATVFAAENLHATKQPLLAGSSFIFLLPLIFYRALLGRMRKTSAIIVDKSAIHFVSTVHGEVVQHHFIQLCNIERIALIINKTDNRKSKIKIEGHKHPNIRPFEFDLQLLADRSRWTLMKSAIDNCNYSIEMDPMIYEHLKPQDKDPAFTDLWLSAFSTAPGAETLEPLSPAMVLKNGQYEIKSKLGRGGQGTAYLAVDTMNNNDEIGSVVLKESVLPFHTGRLVRNDAIKRFEQEARILQKIDHPNIVKLKDYFVEGARAYLVLEHVSGKSLKDVVRHEGALAEQSVVKLAFSMCEILKHLHEVVGVVHHDFTPENLMLDSHGALKLIDFNAARALDGGNVDQLVAGKLAYMPPEQLRGETNSCSDLYALGGTLYFLLTGQEPEALSECDARQARADIGQSLTNLIKQLTVQDREARCLSLVEVKESLERASVNCKITSQPPHE from the coding sequence TTGACGATTTTCTTTATAGCAACAGTTTTCGCAGCCGAAAACTTACACGCTACCAAACAACCGTTACTAGCAGGCAGCAGCTTCATTTTCCTGCTTCCGCTGATATTTTATCGAGCATTGCTGGGGCGAATGAGAAAAACATCGGCAATAATTGTCGACAAGAGCGCCATTCATTTTGTCTCGACCGTCCACGGGGAAGTAGTACAGCATCACTTTATCCAGCTTTGTAATATCGAGCGGATTGCCCTTATCATCAATAAAACCGATAATCGTAAATCCAAGATCAAAATAGAAGGACACAAACATCCAAATATTCGTCCTTTTGAATTCGACCTGCAGTTGTTAGCGGACCGTTCGCGCTGGACTCTGATGAAGTCGGCGATTGACAATTGCAACTACTCTATCGAAATGGATCCTATGATCTATGAACACCTTAAGCCACAGGATAAAGATCCTGCTTTTACCGACCTCTGGTTATCGGCATTTAGTACCGCTCCCGGTGCAGAAACTCTTGAGCCCTTGTCACCGGCAATGGTGCTCAAAAACGGCCAATATGAGATCAAGAGCAAGTTGGGAAGGGGAGGGCAGGGTACGGCCTATCTGGCCGTCGATACCATGAACAACAACGACGAGATAGGCTCAGTCGTATTGAAAGAATCCGTGCTTCCGTTTCATACAGGGCGCCTTGTAAGAAATGATGCCATCAAGCGCTTCGAGCAGGAAGCTCGAATACTGCAGAAAATCGATCACCCCAATATAGTTAAACTAAAGGACTATTTCGTTGAAGGTGCTCGCGCTTATCTCGTACTGGAGCACGTTTCCGGAAAGTCTCTCAAGGATGTAGTCAGACATGAAGGAGCGCTGGCAGAACAGTCCGTCGTTAAATTGGCTTTCAGTATGTGCGAAATTCTGAAACACCTTCATGAAGTTGTAGGTGTCGTGCATCACGACTTTACACCTGAGAATCTTATGCTAGACAGTCATGGAGCGCTAAAGTTGATTGATTTCAATGCCGCCAGAGCACTAGACGGTGGCAATGTCGATCAGCTAGTTGCGGGCAAACTCGCATATATGCCACCAGAACAATTGCGGGGCGAAACCAACTCATGTAGTGATCTTTATGCCCTTGGCGGAACACTCTACTTCCTTTTGACAGGGCAAGAGCCGGAAGCTCTCAGTGAATGCGATGCCAGACAAGCCAGAGCCGATATAGGCCAGTCTCTGACAAATCTTATCAAACAGCTGACCGTTCAGGACAGGGAAGCGCGCTGTCTGAGCCTTGTCGAAGTGAAGGAGAGTCTAGAACGGGCCTCAGTGAATTGCAAGATAACGTCACAGCCTCCACATGAATGA
- a CDS encoding MBL fold metallo-hydrolase, with translation MTLILESFAVGPLGCNCSIVGCKETGEAIVVDPGGDVDKIIARLDAHGLKPKYLIHTHAHFDHIMGSRGMREKTGASICLHKEDQFLYDMLDKQAKMFGLQADDPLPVDKYLDDEEILNVGNFKTEILHTPGHTPGSCCFSMADKESVLFSGDTLFNRSIGRTDLWGGSHDKILKSISDRLFTLDESTRVIPGHGPDTDIWTEKERIHFLNYKTDEIDFSPLTPTKCCVPFARFLGPVSTFLLAMPVIFRV, from the coding sequence ATGACCTTGATTTTGGAGAGTTTTGCGGTCGGTCCACTGGGCTGCAACTGCTCTATTGTCGGCTGTAAAGAAACCGGAGAGGCGATTGTCGTCGATCCTGGTGGTGATGTCGACAAGATTATCGCCAGGCTGGATGCTCATGGGCTCAAGCCCAAATATTTAATTCACACTCATGCTCATTTTGACCACATCATGGGCTCTCGTGGCATGCGCGAAAAAACTGGAGCATCTATCTGTCTGCATAAAGAAGATCAGTTTTTGTATGACATGCTCGACAAACAGGCCAAAATGTTTGGTCTTCAGGCTGATGATCCGCTGCCGGTGGACAAATATCTTGATGACGAAGAAATTTTGAATGTCGGCAATTTTAAAACTGAGATCTTGCATACTCCCGGTCATACCCCGGGTAGTTGTTGTTTTTCGATGGCAGATAAAGAGAGTGTCTTGTTTAGTGGCGATACCCTCTTTAATCGCTCCATTGGTCGGACGGATCTCTGGGGTGGATCTCATGACAAAATACTAAAATCAATCTCCGATAGATTGTTTACTCTCGATGAGAGTACAAGGGTGATACCTGGTCATGGACCTGACACCGATATCTGGACCGAAAAAGAGAGAATCCATTTTTTGAATTACAAAACTGACGAAATTGATTTTTCACCTTTAACGCCGACGAAGTGCTGCGTGCCCTTTGCTCGGTTTTTAGGACCAGTAAGCACCTTTCTTTTAGCTATGCCGGTGATATTCAGAGTTTGA
- a CDS encoding GGDEF domain-containing protein encodes MIDRIGRVFYAGRALIFVHSSDERPQVEIFEYVKSEKAALAFQFATPFGQRFAAHLVGLAQEVTMVEEPSTFAAELDSEYKEFFGKLAENLGPERFYMIPLRLLSSDVGSTTSEKRAGLLLLQESDAKVRWNKLVLDSLVTIADHLAKLAQVESLNCRLEAHEKDDAATGFLNRRGGVVALTEEIERAKFFGDELCLMLVVVDSLRRSDATMTAAQSKELLAAVSSVVSKFARPVDVICRYGHDQFCFLCLVWQYQKPKKVAEHIKSGINGALLNVASKQKQANHGKPFDEAQAGVAGQPLSASIGVACMSEDGKCCDELLQEILTWLMFCYPSSGDWVF; translated from the coding sequence TTGATAGACCGCATTGGTAGAGTCTTTTATGCCGGTCGAGCCTTGATCTTTGTCCATTCTTCAGATGAGCGGCCTCAGGTCGAAATATTTGAATATGTAAAAAGCGAAAAAGCGGCACTGGCCTTTCAGTTTGCCACGCCCTTTGGTCAGCGCTTTGCCGCCCACTTAGTGGGTCTGGCTCAGGAAGTGACAATGGTCGAAGAGCCGTCTACATTTGCTGCAGAGCTTGATAGCGAGTATAAAGAGTTTTTTGGCAAGCTGGCTGAAAACCTTGGTCCAGAGCGGTTTTATATGATTCCGCTGCGGCTATTGAGTAGTGATGTAGGCTCTACAACCAGTGAGAAGCGCGCTGGACTTTTGCTCTTGCAAGAGTCTGATGCCAAAGTGCGCTGGAATAAACTGGTACTTGATAGTCTGGTCACAATCGCCGATCACCTGGCTAAACTGGCTCAGGTAGAGAGTCTCAACTGTCGGCTTGAAGCTCACGAAAAGGACGATGCGGCTACTGGCTTTTTAAATCGTCGCGGTGGAGTGGTGGCACTTACCGAAGAAATAGAACGGGCTAAATTTTTTGGTGATGAACTTTGTTTGATGCTTGTGGTGGTGGATTCGCTCAGGCGTAGTGATGCCACAATGACTGCCGCTCAGTCAAAAGAGCTTTTGGCAGCGGTATCATCCGTAGTGTCTAAATTTGCTCGTCCTGTAGATGTTATTTGTCGCTATGGACACGACCAATTTTGCTTTCTTTGCCTCGTATGGCAGTATCAGAAGCCGAAAAAAGTTGCCGAACATATCAAATCTGGCATCAATGGCGCTCTATTAAATGTCGCCTCCAAGCAGAAGCAAGCCAATCACGGCAAGCCCTTTGATGAAGCGCAAGCAGGGGTAGCCGGGCAACCGCTCTCAGCCAGTATTGGTGTGGCTTGTATGAGCGAGGATGGGAAATGCTGTGATGAGCTTTTGCAAGAAATCTTGACATGGCTCATGTTTTGTTATCCGTCCTCCGGTGACTGGGTATTCTGA